A single region of the Brassica rapa cultivar Chiifu-401-42 chromosome A03, CAAS_Brap_v3.01, whole genome shotgun sequence genome encodes:
- the LOC103856616 gene encoding receptor-like protein kinase At5g59670 isoform X3 has product MATSLGLLLVLTAILAIIYIVQAQDQDQRGFISLDCGLSSNESPYKDSNGLWFYSDEKFTQGGKTGRVRENPKRFAEQYNTLRYFPDGIRNCYNLNVEKGRSYLIRATFVYGNYDGLGMKPVFDLHLGPNLWATIDLQKEENGTGKDMLHIATSNSTQICLVKTGETKPLISSLELRPMGNGTYITKSGSLKRYFRYYLSESSSQIRYASDIYDRVWDPFFLKEWTQLSTATNVDNSNRYRPPEIALKSAATPTNSSAPLTIRWTSENPDENYYYYAHFSETEDLQANETREFNVTWNGIQYYGPFVPSRGNLNTISRTAPVTCNGGICRFELIRTDRSTRPPLLNALEVYTVIQFPQSETDENDVGAIKSITATYALSRINWRGDPCVPRQFRWDGLNCSNTDMSMPPRITTLNLSSSGLTGTIADAVQNLTQLETLNLSRNNLNGSIPQALQREGLKLFVEGNPRLCLSDSCKKPHKKKIIVPIVASVASAAIVIAVLVLLFVLKKGKPAILQGLHLLPRTSSMNATFAEKNRRRFTYSEVIKMTNNFQRILGKGGFGMVYHGSVNGSEQVAVKVLSQSSTQGYKEFKAEVDLLLRVHHANLVSLVGYCYEGDHLALIYEFLPNGDLKKHLSGKGGRSIINWSTRLQMALEAASGLEYLHIGCTPPMVHRDVKTANILLDANLKAKLADFGLSRSFQGGGESQDTAVAGTLGYLDPEYNHSGRLGEKSDVYSFGIVLLEMITNQPVINQTSDNSHITQWVGFKLNAGDIAEIMDPNLHKDYDLNSAWRALELAMSCANPSSSKRPSMSQVIHEIKECLVCAKSGTGKNLEMEPQEVMSSDASMVPMAR; this is encoded by the exons ATGGCTACTTCTCTTGGGCTCTTGTTGGTGCTAACTGCAATTTTGGCTATCATTTATATTGTTCAAGCTCAAGACCAAGACCAAAGAG GGTTCATCAGTTTGGATTGCGGGCTATCCTCGAATGAATCTCCTTATAAAGATTCTAATGGACTTTGGTTCTATTCGGATGAAAAGTTCACACAGGGCGGAAAAACTGGTCGAGTCAGAGAAAATCCTAAGAGATTCGCGGAGCAATACAACACGTTGAGATATTTTCCAGACGGAATAAGGAACTGTTACAATCTGAATGTGGAGAAGGGACGCAGCTATTTGATCAGAGCTACCTTTGTGTATGGAAACTATGATGGTCTTGGCATGAAACCGGTGTTTGATCTTCATCTTGGACCTAATCTATGGGCCACGATAGATTTACAAAAAGAAGAGAATGGTACAGGGAAAGATATGTTACACATTGCAACATCAAACTCGACGCAGATTTGTCTTGTTAAGACTGGGGAAACTAAACCGCTAATATCCTCTTTGGAACTGCGGCCGATGGGAAATGGCACGTATATCACTAAGTCTGGCTCCCTGAAACGTTACTTTCGGTATTATCTTAGCGAGTCAAGCTCTCAGATCCG GTACGCCAGCGATATCTACGATCGCGTATGGGATCCATTTTTCTTGAAGGAATGGACACAGCTTTCAACTGCGACAAATGTGGACAATTCCAACAGATACCGTCCACCTGAAATCGCACTTAAAAGTGCAGCTACACCTACTAATTCCAGTGCGCCGCTGACAATTCGATGGACTTCTGAAAATCCTGACGAAAATTATTACTATTACGCACACTTTTCTGAGACCGAAGACTTGCAGGCAAATGAAACCAGGGAATTCAACGTGACATGGAATGGAATACAATATTATGGCCCTTTTGTTCCAAGTAGGGGGAACCTAAATACTATCTCTCGCACGGCACCGGTAACTTGCAATGGAGGGATATGTAGGTTCGAGCTGATAAGAACGGACAGATCAACTCGTCCACCTCTACTTAATGCTTTGGAAGTCTACACTGTTATTCAGTTTCCACAGTCCGAAACAGATGAAAACGATG TGGGTGCAATTAAAAGCATCACAGCCACATATGCATTGAGTAGAATCAACTGGCGAGGTGATCCATGTGTCCCTCGACAGTTTAGGTGGGACGGTTTAAACTGCAGCAACACGGATATGTCCATGCCACCAAGAATCACTACTTT AAACTTGTCCTCAAGTGGTCTAACTGGAACCATAGCCGATGCTGTTCAAAATCTTACGCAACTAGAAACATT AAACTTAAGCAGGAACAATCTCAATGGTTCAATTCCTCAAGCTCTTCAAAGGGAAGGACTAAAATTATT CGTTGAAGGAAATCCAAGGCTTTGTCTCTCTGATTCATGTAAAAAaccacataagaaaaaaataattgtgcCAATTGTTGCATCAGTTGCTTCTGCAGCCATTGTCATTGCTGTACTGGTTCTTTTATTTGTACTCAAGAAGGGAAAACCAGCGATTCTGCAAG GTCTACACCTTCTACCCAGGACGTCAAGTATGAATGCTACATTTGCTGAAAAGAACAGAAGAAGGTTCACATATTCAGAGGTCATCAAAATGACAAATAACTTCCAAAGAATTTTAGGTAAAGGAGGGTTCGGCATGGTGTATCACGGTTCTGTAAATGGTTCTGAACAAGTGGCTGTTAAAGTACTCTCTCAATCTTCAACCCAAGGATATAAAGAATTTAAAGCAGAG GTTGATCTTCTTCTTAGAGTTCACCATGCAAATTTGGTGAGTCTAGTCGGGTATTGCTATGAAGGGGACCACTTGGCCCTCATTTATGAGTTTCTACCCAATGGAGacttaaaaaaacatttgtcaG GAAAAGGAGGTAGATCCATAATCAATTGGAGTACACGACTACAAATGGCTTTGGAGGCAGCATCAG GATTGGAGTACTTACATATTGGATGCACACCGCCGATGGTTCATAGAGATGTTAAAACTGCCAACATATTGTTGGATGCGAATTTGAAGGCTAAACTTGCTGATTTTGGACTCTCTAGATCTTTCCAAGGTGGAGGTGAATCTCAGGACACAGCAGTTGCTGGTACTCTAGGATACCTTGATCCCGA ATATAACCATTCAGGTCGATTGGGTGAGAAGAGTGATGTCTATAGTTTCGGGATAGTATTATTGGAGATGATCACAAACCAACCTGTGATTAATCAGACCTCTGACAATTCCCACATAACTCAATGGGTTGGCTTTAAGCTTAACGCAGGTGATATTGCTGAGATTATGGATCCAAACCTTCACAAGGATTACGACTTAAATTCTGCATGGAGAGCTCTTGAGCTGGCAATGTCATGTGCAAACCCTTCTTCTTCAAAGAGACCATCCATGTCTCAGGTTATTCACGAGATAAAAGAGTGTCTTGTATGTGCAAAGTCGGGGACAGGTAAGAATCTAGAAATGGAACCGCAGGAAGTAATGAGCTCGGACGCTTCCATGGTTCCCATGGCAAGATAG
- the LOC103856616 gene encoding receptor-like protein kinase At5g59670 isoform X2, whose amino-acid sequence MATSLGLLLVLTAILAIIYIVQAQDQIGFISLDCGLSSNESPYKDSNGLWFYSDEKFTQGGKTGRVRENPKRFAEQYNTLRYFPDGIRNCYNLNVEKGRSYLIRATFVYGNYDGLGMKPVFDLHLGPNLWATIDLQKEENGTGKDMLHIATSNSTQICLVKTGETKPLISSLELRPMGNGTYITKSGSLKRYFRYYLSESSSQIRYASDIYDRVWDPFFLKEWTQLSTATNVDNSNRYRPPEIALKSAATPTNSSAPLTIRWTSENPDENYYYYAHFSETEDLQANETREFNVTWNGIQYYGPFVPSRGNLNTISRTAPVTCNGGICRFELIRTDRSTRPPLLNALEVYTVIQFPQSETDENDVGAIKSITATYALSRINWRGDPCVPRQFRWDGLNCSNTDMSMPPRITTLNLSSSGLTGTIADAVQNLTQLETLDLSNNNLTGGVPDFLGNMKTLLVINLSRNNLNGSIPQALQREGLKLFVEGNPRLCLSDSCKKPHKKKIIVPIVASVASAAIVIAVLVLLFVLKKGKPAILQGLHLLPRTSSMNATFAEKNRRRFTYSEVIKMTNNFQRILGKGGFGMVYHGSVNGSEQVAVKVLSQSSTQGYKEFKAEVDLLLRVHHANLVSLVGYCYEGDHLALIYEFLPNGDLKKHLSGKGGRSIINWSTRLQMALEAASGLEYLHIGCTPPMVHRDVKTANILLDANLKAKLADFGLSRSFQGGGESQDTAVAGTLGYLDPEYNHSGRLGEKSDVYSFGIVLLEMITNQPVINQTSDNSHITQWVGFKLNAGDIAEIMDPNLHKDYDLNSAWRALELAMSCANPSSSKRPSMSQVIHEIKECLVCAKSGTGKNLEMEPQEVMSSDASMVPMAR is encoded by the exons ATGGCTACTTCTCTTGGGCTCTTGTTGGTGCTAACTGCAATTTTGGCTATCATTTATATTGTTCAAGCTCAAGACCA AATAGGGTTCATCAGTTTGGATTGCGGGCTATCCTCGAATGAATCTCCTTATAAAGATTCTAATGGACTTTGGTTCTATTCGGATGAAAAGTTCACACAGGGCGGAAAAACTGGTCGAGTCAGAGAAAATCCTAAGAGATTCGCGGAGCAATACAACACGTTGAGATATTTTCCAGACGGAATAAGGAACTGTTACAATCTGAATGTGGAGAAGGGACGCAGCTATTTGATCAGAGCTACCTTTGTGTATGGAAACTATGATGGTCTTGGCATGAAACCGGTGTTTGATCTTCATCTTGGACCTAATCTATGGGCCACGATAGATTTACAAAAAGAAGAGAATGGTACAGGGAAAGATATGTTACACATTGCAACATCAAACTCGACGCAGATTTGTCTTGTTAAGACTGGGGAAACTAAACCGCTAATATCCTCTTTGGAACTGCGGCCGATGGGAAATGGCACGTATATCACTAAGTCTGGCTCCCTGAAACGTTACTTTCGGTATTATCTTAGCGAGTCAAGCTCTCAGATCCG GTACGCCAGCGATATCTACGATCGCGTATGGGATCCATTTTTCTTGAAGGAATGGACACAGCTTTCAACTGCGACAAATGTGGACAATTCCAACAGATACCGTCCACCTGAAATCGCACTTAAAAGTGCAGCTACACCTACTAATTCCAGTGCGCCGCTGACAATTCGATGGACTTCTGAAAATCCTGACGAAAATTATTACTATTACGCACACTTTTCTGAGACCGAAGACTTGCAGGCAAATGAAACCAGGGAATTCAACGTGACATGGAATGGAATACAATATTATGGCCCTTTTGTTCCAAGTAGGGGGAACCTAAATACTATCTCTCGCACGGCACCGGTAACTTGCAATGGAGGGATATGTAGGTTCGAGCTGATAAGAACGGACAGATCAACTCGTCCACCTCTACTTAATGCTTTGGAAGTCTACACTGTTATTCAGTTTCCACAGTCCGAAACAGATGAAAACGATG TGGGTGCAATTAAAAGCATCACAGCCACATATGCATTGAGTAGAATCAACTGGCGAGGTGATCCATGTGTCCCTCGACAGTTTAGGTGGGACGGTTTAAACTGCAGCAACACGGATATGTCCATGCCACCAAGAATCACTACTTT AAACTTGTCCTCAAGTGGTCTAACTGGAACCATAGCCGATGCTGTTCAAAATCTTACGCAACTAGAAACATT GGACTTGTCGAATAATAACTTGACTGGAGGGGTGCCAGACTTTCTAGGCAACATGAAAACATTGTTGGTCAT AAACTTAAGCAGGAACAATCTCAATGGTTCAATTCCTCAAGCTCTTCAAAGGGAAGGACTAAAATTATT CGTTGAAGGAAATCCAAGGCTTTGTCTCTCTGATTCATGTAAAAAaccacataagaaaaaaataattgtgcCAATTGTTGCATCAGTTGCTTCTGCAGCCATTGTCATTGCTGTACTGGTTCTTTTATTTGTACTCAAGAAGGGAAAACCAGCGATTCTGCAAG GTCTACACCTTCTACCCAGGACGTCAAGTATGAATGCTACATTTGCTGAAAAGAACAGAAGAAGGTTCACATATTCAGAGGTCATCAAAATGACAAATAACTTCCAAAGAATTTTAGGTAAAGGAGGGTTCGGCATGGTGTATCACGGTTCTGTAAATGGTTCTGAACAAGTGGCTGTTAAAGTACTCTCTCAATCTTCAACCCAAGGATATAAAGAATTTAAAGCAGAG GTTGATCTTCTTCTTAGAGTTCACCATGCAAATTTGGTGAGTCTAGTCGGGTATTGCTATGAAGGGGACCACTTGGCCCTCATTTATGAGTTTCTACCCAATGGAGacttaaaaaaacatttgtcaG GAAAAGGAGGTAGATCCATAATCAATTGGAGTACACGACTACAAATGGCTTTGGAGGCAGCATCAG GATTGGAGTACTTACATATTGGATGCACACCGCCGATGGTTCATAGAGATGTTAAAACTGCCAACATATTGTTGGATGCGAATTTGAAGGCTAAACTTGCTGATTTTGGACTCTCTAGATCTTTCCAAGGTGGAGGTGAATCTCAGGACACAGCAGTTGCTGGTACTCTAGGATACCTTGATCCCGA ATATAACCATTCAGGTCGATTGGGTGAGAAGAGTGATGTCTATAGTTTCGGGATAGTATTATTGGAGATGATCACAAACCAACCTGTGATTAATCAGACCTCTGACAATTCCCACATAACTCAATGGGTTGGCTTTAAGCTTAACGCAGGTGATATTGCTGAGATTATGGATCCAAACCTTCACAAGGATTACGACTTAAATTCTGCATGGAGAGCTCTTGAGCTGGCAATGTCATGTGCAAACCCTTCTTCTTCAAAGAGACCATCCATGTCTCAGGTTATTCACGAGATAAAAGAGTGTCTTGTATGTGCAAAGTCGGGGACAGGTAAGAATCTAGAAATGGAACCGCAGGAAGTAATGAGCTCGGACGCTTCCATGGTTCCCATGGCAAGATAG
- the LOC103856616 gene encoding receptor-like protein kinase At5g59670 isoform X4, with protein MATSLGLLLVLTAILAIIYIVQAQDQDQRGFISLDCGLSSNESPYKDSNGLWFYSDEKFTQGGKTGRVRENPKRFAEQYNTLRYFPDGIRNCYNLNVEKGRSYLIRATFVYGNYDGLGMKPVFDLHLGPNLWATIDLQKEENGTGKDMLHIATSNSTQICLVKTGETKPLISSLELRPMGNGTYITKSGSLKRYFRYYLSESSSQIRYASDIYDRVWDPFFLKEWTQLSTATNVDNSNRYRPPEIALKSAATPTNSSAPLTIRWTSENPDENYYYYAHFSETEDLQANETREFNVTWNGIQYYGPFVPSRGNLNTISRTAPVTCNGGICRFELIRTDRSTRPPLLNALEVYTVIQFPQSETDENDVGAIKSITATYALSRINWRGDPCVPRQFRWDGLNCSNTDMSMPPRITTLNLSSSGLTGTIADAVQNLTQLETLDLSNNNLTGGVPDFLGNMKTLLVINLSRNNLNGSIPQALQREGLKLFVEGNPRLCLSDSCKKPHKKKIIVPIVASVASAAIVIAVLVLLFVLKKGKPAILQGLHLLPRTSSMNATFAEKNRRRFTYSEVIKMTNNFQRILGKGGFGMVYHGSVNGSEQVAVKVLSQSSTQGYKEFKAEVDLLLRVHHANLVSLVGYCYEGDHLALIYEFLPNGDLKKHLSGKGGRSIINWSTRLQMALEAASGLEYLHIGCTPPMVHRDVKTANILLDANLKAKLADFGLSRSFQGGGESQDTAVAGTLGYLDPE; from the exons ATGGCTACTTCTCTTGGGCTCTTGTTGGTGCTAACTGCAATTTTGGCTATCATTTATATTGTTCAAGCTCAAGACCAAGACCAAAGAG GGTTCATCAGTTTGGATTGCGGGCTATCCTCGAATGAATCTCCTTATAAAGATTCTAATGGACTTTGGTTCTATTCGGATGAAAAGTTCACACAGGGCGGAAAAACTGGTCGAGTCAGAGAAAATCCTAAGAGATTCGCGGAGCAATACAACACGTTGAGATATTTTCCAGACGGAATAAGGAACTGTTACAATCTGAATGTGGAGAAGGGACGCAGCTATTTGATCAGAGCTACCTTTGTGTATGGAAACTATGATGGTCTTGGCATGAAACCGGTGTTTGATCTTCATCTTGGACCTAATCTATGGGCCACGATAGATTTACAAAAAGAAGAGAATGGTACAGGGAAAGATATGTTACACATTGCAACATCAAACTCGACGCAGATTTGTCTTGTTAAGACTGGGGAAACTAAACCGCTAATATCCTCTTTGGAACTGCGGCCGATGGGAAATGGCACGTATATCACTAAGTCTGGCTCCCTGAAACGTTACTTTCGGTATTATCTTAGCGAGTCAAGCTCTCAGATCCG GTACGCCAGCGATATCTACGATCGCGTATGGGATCCATTTTTCTTGAAGGAATGGACACAGCTTTCAACTGCGACAAATGTGGACAATTCCAACAGATACCGTCCACCTGAAATCGCACTTAAAAGTGCAGCTACACCTACTAATTCCAGTGCGCCGCTGACAATTCGATGGACTTCTGAAAATCCTGACGAAAATTATTACTATTACGCACACTTTTCTGAGACCGAAGACTTGCAGGCAAATGAAACCAGGGAATTCAACGTGACATGGAATGGAATACAATATTATGGCCCTTTTGTTCCAAGTAGGGGGAACCTAAATACTATCTCTCGCACGGCACCGGTAACTTGCAATGGAGGGATATGTAGGTTCGAGCTGATAAGAACGGACAGATCAACTCGTCCACCTCTACTTAATGCTTTGGAAGTCTACACTGTTATTCAGTTTCCACAGTCCGAAACAGATGAAAACGATG TGGGTGCAATTAAAAGCATCACAGCCACATATGCATTGAGTAGAATCAACTGGCGAGGTGATCCATGTGTCCCTCGACAGTTTAGGTGGGACGGTTTAAACTGCAGCAACACGGATATGTCCATGCCACCAAGAATCACTACTTT AAACTTGTCCTCAAGTGGTCTAACTGGAACCATAGCCGATGCTGTTCAAAATCTTACGCAACTAGAAACATT GGACTTGTCGAATAATAACTTGACTGGAGGGGTGCCAGACTTTCTAGGCAACATGAAAACATTGTTGGTCAT AAACTTAAGCAGGAACAATCTCAATGGTTCAATTCCTCAAGCTCTTCAAAGGGAAGGACTAAAATTATT CGTTGAAGGAAATCCAAGGCTTTGTCTCTCTGATTCATGTAAAAAaccacataagaaaaaaataattgtgcCAATTGTTGCATCAGTTGCTTCTGCAGCCATTGTCATTGCTGTACTGGTTCTTTTATTTGTACTCAAGAAGGGAAAACCAGCGATTCTGCAAG GTCTACACCTTCTACCCAGGACGTCAAGTATGAATGCTACATTTGCTGAAAAGAACAGAAGAAGGTTCACATATTCAGAGGTCATCAAAATGACAAATAACTTCCAAAGAATTTTAGGTAAAGGAGGGTTCGGCATGGTGTATCACGGTTCTGTAAATGGTTCTGAACAAGTGGCTGTTAAAGTACTCTCTCAATCTTCAACCCAAGGATATAAAGAATTTAAAGCAGAG GTTGATCTTCTTCTTAGAGTTCACCATGCAAATTTGGTGAGTCTAGTCGGGTATTGCTATGAAGGGGACCACTTGGCCCTCATTTATGAGTTTCTACCCAATGGAGacttaaaaaaacatttgtcaG GAAAAGGAGGTAGATCCATAATCAATTGGAGTACACGACTACAAATGGCTTTGGAGGCAGCATCAG GATTGGAGTACTTACATATTGGATGCACACCGCCGATGGTTCATAGAGATGTTAAAACTGCCAACATATTGTTGGATGCGAATTTGAAGGCTAAACTTGCTGATTTTGGACTCTCTAGATCTTTCCAAGGTGGAGGTGAATCTCAGGACACAGCAGTTGCTGGTACTCTAGGATACCTTGATCCCGAGTAA
- the LOC103856616 gene encoding receptor-like protein kinase At5g59670 isoform X1 produces MATSLGLLLVLTAILAIIYIVQAQDQDQRGFISLDCGLSSNESPYKDSNGLWFYSDEKFTQGGKTGRVRENPKRFAEQYNTLRYFPDGIRNCYNLNVEKGRSYLIRATFVYGNYDGLGMKPVFDLHLGPNLWATIDLQKEENGTGKDMLHIATSNSTQICLVKTGETKPLISSLELRPMGNGTYITKSGSLKRYFRYYLSESSSQIRYASDIYDRVWDPFFLKEWTQLSTATNVDNSNRYRPPEIALKSAATPTNSSAPLTIRWTSENPDENYYYYAHFSETEDLQANETREFNVTWNGIQYYGPFVPSRGNLNTISRTAPVTCNGGICRFELIRTDRSTRPPLLNALEVYTVIQFPQSETDENDVGAIKSITATYALSRINWRGDPCVPRQFRWDGLNCSNTDMSMPPRITTLNLSSSGLTGTIADAVQNLTQLETLDLSNNNLTGGVPDFLGNMKTLLVINLSRNNLNGSIPQALQREGLKLFVEGNPRLCLSDSCKKPHKKKIIVPIVASVASAAIVIAVLVLLFVLKKGKPAILQGLHLLPRTSSMNATFAEKNRRRFTYSEVIKMTNNFQRILGKGGFGMVYHGSVNGSEQVAVKVLSQSSTQGYKEFKAEVDLLLRVHHANLVSLVGYCYEGDHLALIYEFLPNGDLKKHLSGKGGRSIINWSTRLQMALEAASGLEYLHIGCTPPMVHRDVKTANILLDANLKAKLADFGLSRSFQGGGESQDTAVAGTLGYLDPEYNHSGRLGEKSDVYSFGIVLLEMITNQPVINQTSDNSHITQWVGFKLNAGDIAEIMDPNLHKDYDLNSAWRALELAMSCANPSSSKRPSMSQVIHEIKECLVCAKSGTGKNLEMEPQEVMSSDASMVPMAR; encoded by the exons ATGGCTACTTCTCTTGGGCTCTTGTTGGTGCTAACTGCAATTTTGGCTATCATTTATATTGTTCAAGCTCAAGACCAAGACCAAAGAG GGTTCATCAGTTTGGATTGCGGGCTATCCTCGAATGAATCTCCTTATAAAGATTCTAATGGACTTTGGTTCTATTCGGATGAAAAGTTCACACAGGGCGGAAAAACTGGTCGAGTCAGAGAAAATCCTAAGAGATTCGCGGAGCAATACAACACGTTGAGATATTTTCCAGACGGAATAAGGAACTGTTACAATCTGAATGTGGAGAAGGGACGCAGCTATTTGATCAGAGCTACCTTTGTGTATGGAAACTATGATGGTCTTGGCATGAAACCGGTGTTTGATCTTCATCTTGGACCTAATCTATGGGCCACGATAGATTTACAAAAAGAAGAGAATGGTACAGGGAAAGATATGTTACACATTGCAACATCAAACTCGACGCAGATTTGTCTTGTTAAGACTGGGGAAACTAAACCGCTAATATCCTCTTTGGAACTGCGGCCGATGGGAAATGGCACGTATATCACTAAGTCTGGCTCCCTGAAACGTTACTTTCGGTATTATCTTAGCGAGTCAAGCTCTCAGATCCG GTACGCCAGCGATATCTACGATCGCGTATGGGATCCATTTTTCTTGAAGGAATGGACACAGCTTTCAACTGCGACAAATGTGGACAATTCCAACAGATACCGTCCACCTGAAATCGCACTTAAAAGTGCAGCTACACCTACTAATTCCAGTGCGCCGCTGACAATTCGATGGACTTCTGAAAATCCTGACGAAAATTATTACTATTACGCACACTTTTCTGAGACCGAAGACTTGCAGGCAAATGAAACCAGGGAATTCAACGTGACATGGAATGGAATACAATATTATGGCCCTTTTGTTCCAAGTAGGGGGAACCTAAATACTATCTCTCGCACGGCACCGGTAACTTGCAATGGAGGGATATGTAGGTTCGAGCTGATAAGAACGGACAGATCAACTCGTCCACCTCTACTTAATGCTTTGGAAGTCTACACTGTTATTCAGTTTCCACAGTCCGAAACAGATGAAAACGATG TGGGTGCAATTAAAAGCATCACAGCCACATATGCATTGAGTAGAATCAACTGGCGAGGTGATCCATGTGTCCCTCGACAGTTTAGGTGGGACGGTTTAAACTGCAGCAACACGGATATGTCCATGCCACCAAGAATCACTACTTT AAACTTGTCCTCAAGTGGTCTAACTGGAACCATAGCCGATGCTGTTCAAAATCTTACGCAACTAGAAACATT GGACTTGTCGAATAATAACTTGACTGGAGGGGTGCCAGACTTTCTAGGCAACATGAAAACATTGTTGGTCAT AAACTTAAGCAGGAACAATCTCAATGGTTCAATTCCTCAAGCTCTTCAAAGGGAAGGACTAAAATTATT CGTTGAAGGAAATCCAAGGCTTTGTCTCTCTGATTCATGTAAAAAaccacataagaaaaaaataattgtgcCAATTGTTGCATCAGTTGCTTCTGCAGCCATTGTCATTGCTGTACTGGTTCTTTTATTTGTACTCAAGAAGGGAAAACCAGCGATTCTGCAAG GTCTACACCTTCTACCCAGGACGTCAAGTATGAATGCTACATTTGCTGAAAAGAACAGAAGAAGGTTCACATATTCAGAGGTCATCAAAATGACAAATAACTTCCAAAGAATTTTAGGTAAAGGAGGGTTCGGCATGGTGTATCACGGTTCTGTAAATGGTTCTGAACAAGTGGCTGTTAAAGTACTCTCTCAATCTTCAACCCAAGGATATAAAGAATTTAAAGCAGAG GTTGATCTTCTTCTTAGAGTTCACCATGCAAATTTGGTGAGTCTAGTCGGGTATTGCTATGAAGGGGACCACTTGGCCCTCATTTATGAGTTTCTACCCAATGGAGacttaaaaaaacatttgtcaG GAAAAGGAGGTAGATCCATAATCAATTGGAGTACACGACTACAAATGGCTTTGGAGGCAGCATCAG GATTGGAGTACTTACATATTGGATGCACACCGCCGATGGTTCATAGAGATGTTAAAACTGCCAACATATTGTTGGATGCGAATTTGAAGGCTAAACTTGCTGATTTTGGACTCTCTAGATCTTTCCAAGGTGGAGGTGAATCTCAGGACACAGCAGTTGCTGGTACTCTAGGATACCTTGATCCCGA ATATAACCATTCAGGTCGATTGGGTGAGAAGAGTGATGTCTATAGTTTCGGGATAGTATTATTGGAGATGATCACAAACCAACCTGTGATTAATCAGACCTCTGACAATTCCCACATAACTCAATGGGTTGGCTTTAAGCTTAACGCAGGTGATATTGCTGAGATTATGGATCCAAACCTTCACAAGGATTACGACTTAAATTCTGCATGGAGAGCTCTTGAGCTGGCAATGTCATGTGCAAACCCTTCTTCTTCAAAGAGACCATCCATGTCTCAGGTTATTCACGAGATAAAAGAGTGTCTTGTATGTGCAAAGTCGGGGACAGGTAAGAATCTAGAAATGGAACCGCAGGAAGTAATGAGCTCGGACGCTTCCATGGTTCCCATGGCAAGATAG